In Desulfobulbus oralis, one DNA window encodes the following:
- a CDS encoding L-threonylcarbamoyladenylate synthase, protein MAKILAINPDNPQPRLIAQAAELLRLGAVICYPTDTMYGIGCDIFNQKAVKRVYQIKGRPRDKPFSFMCASLTNISQYGHVSNTAYRLMKKCLPGPYTFVLPGSKLVPRIMLTRQKTVGIRVPDSPICQALLQALGNPVLNTSAQVKDEDAWLRSAFDVDEHFGRLVDLIVDGGELAPEPSTVVSLLDDSPEILRQGKGDTALF, encoded by the coding sequence ATGGCGAAAATATTGGCAATAAACCCGGACAATCCCCAGCCGAGGCTGATCGCGCAGGCGGCGGAACTGCTGCGCCTAGGCGCTGTGATCTGCTATCCGACCGATACCATGTACGGTATTGGCTGCGACATCTTCAACCAGAAGGCGGTCAAGCGCGTTTATCAGATCAAAGGCCGTCCCCGGGACAAACCCTTCAGTTTCATGTGTGCGTCATTGACCAATATCAGCCAATATGGCCACGTGAGCAATACGGCCTACCGCCTCATGAAAAAATGCCTGCCCGGTCCCTACACCTTTGTCCTGCCCGGCAGCAAGCTGGTGCCCAGGATCATGCTCACCCGCCAGAAAACCGTGGGCATCCGTGTACCCGACTCGCCCATTTGTCAGGCGCTGCTGCAGGCTCTGGGCAACCCGGTGCTCAATACGAGTGCGCAGGTGAAGGATGAGGATGCGTGGCTGCGCTCCGCCTTTGACGTGGACGAGCATTTTGGCAGGCTGGTGGATCTGATTGTCGATGGGGGGGAACTGGCCCCCGAGCCTTCCACGGTGGTCTCTCTTCTGGATGACAGTCCGGAGATACTCCGCCAGGGCAAGGGCGACACCGCCCTGTTCTGA
- a CDS encoding M23 family metallopeptidase: MGDQQQNSQGSRTWEKSCRLFCSFALAAGVLLLPSGLYAAPNITQGAKKAARPSSIAVVSKTAVKQRADKSKKSAKVAKADKSSRKQGARVHSDKGKVAAKQAKAGRSHGNGGRHIAGQTKGGKNPSPVQSRGRVVAEPTLASGEGPFLKRRAILSEQTRLANTLQTQLGVEVQEDPGHSGGLFIAPPATGTDHAAKAMDLLANLPLGEPVDPALSSISSGFGIRKDPFNGRRAFHEGIDFRAKTGTPVRSTGKGRVVGSGYSPDYGEHIIVSHGMGYETMFAHLSKRLVRVGDEIEPGMLIGLVGNSGRSTGAHLHYEIRYQGAPINPTDYVQATQQARLQKK, translated from the coding sequence ATGGGAGATCAACAGCAAAATTCACAAGGTTCCCGCACATGGGAAAAATCCTGCCGCCTGTTCTGCTCTTTTGCCCTGGCGGCAGGCGTTCTCCTGCTGCCGTCGGGGCTTTACGCCGCCCCAAACATCACCCAGGGGGCCAAAAAGGCGGCCAGGCCGAGCAGCATCGCGGTGGTGAGCAAGACAGCGGTCAAGCAGCGGGCGGACAAAAGCAAAAAAAGCGCAAAAGTCGCGAAAGCGGACAAATCGTCCCGCAAGCAGGGCGCCAGGGTACACAGTGACAAGGGCAAGGTGGCTGCGAAGCAGGCAAAGGCAGGCCGGAGCCACGGGAACGGGGGGCGGCATATTGCCGGACAGACGAAAGGCGGAAAAAATCCGTCGCCGGTCCAGAGTCGCGGCCGCGTTGTTGCCGAACCCACGCTGGCCTCCGGCGAGGGGCCCTTTCTCAAGCGTCGGGCCATCCTCAGCGAGCAGACCAGACTGGCGAACACGCTGCAGACTCAGCTGGGCGTCGAGGTGCAGGAAGATCCCGGCCACAGCGGTGGTTTGTTCATAGCTCCGCCGGCCACCGGCACGGACCATGCTGCCAAGGCCATGGATCTGTTGGCCAACCTGCCTCTGGGCGAGCCGGTTGATCCGGCCCTCTCCTCCATCAGTTCCGGATTCGGTATCCGAAAGGACCCCTTCAACGGGCGGCGTGCCTTTCACGAAGGCATTGATTTCCGGGCCAAGACCGGCACGCCGGTCAGGTCAACCGGCAAGGGCAGGGTGGTAGGTTCCGGTTACTCGCCGGATTACGGTGAACATATCATCGTGTCCCACGGCATGGGCTACGAAACCATGTTCGCCCACCTGAGCAAGCGCCTGGTGCGTGTGGGCGATGAGATCGAACCGGGTATGCTTATCGGTCTTGTGGGCAATTCGGGGCGCAGTACCGGCGCCCACCTGCATTACGAAATCCGCTACCAGGGGGCCCCCATCAATCCCACGGATTATGTGCAGGCCACCCAGCAGGCACGTCTGCAGAAGAAGTAG
- the mnmE gene encoding tRNA uridine-5-carboxymethylaminomethyl(34) synthesis GTPase MnmE yields MNTGARRDTIAAIATPPGSGGIGVVRVSGPEALHLLQQVFQPRRAVPAFVSHHLYYGHIRAQNGSLLDEVLAVYMQAPHSYTCEDVVELQCHAAPVVLQELLARLATLGARPAEPGEFTKRAFLAGRIDLSQAEALIDLLTARTAAGAELAAAQLHGALAAAIGGIRQSLIELLAHIEVAIDFPDEDAELVDRKEAARRLRAEVLAPVQALIADAGYARLYREGARLVIAGLPNAGKSSLLNALLREERALVTAVPGTTRDSIEEGMNLGGIPVQVIDTAGIRPAAACSDAVEVLGVERARQMLLSADALLLLIDAEAGLTPALRALYAELADRAQILLVLNKRDLLQAAEERHLCAAAAAMAPGRPLVSISAKNGEGLQELQDALLALIAPAADSFGRSARLAPNRRHQAVLMRVEAACTQCLAALEAGAPVDLLSVDMQSILETIGEISGETSPDEVLDAVFSRFCIGK; encoded by the coding sequence GTGAACACCGGCGCCAGACGCGATACCATCGCCGCCATCGCCACCCCGCCAGGCAGCGGCGGCATTGGTGTGGTACGCGTCTCCGGACCGGAAGCGCTGCATCTGCTGCAGCAGGTCTTCCAGCCCAGAAGGGCTGTGCCCGCCTTTGTCAGCCACCACCTCTACTACGGTCATATCCGCGCGCAAAACGGTTCGCTGCTGGACGAAGTGTTGGCCGTGTACATGCAGGCCCCGCACAGCTATACCTGCGAGGATGTGGTGGAACTGCAGTGTCACGCGGCGCCGGTCGTCCTGCAGGAACTGCTGGCGCGGCTCGCCACCCTGGGCGCACGACCGGCCGAACCCGGCGAATTCACCAAACGGGCCTTTCTGGCGGGCCGCATCGACCTGTCGCAGGCCGAAGCGCTCATCGATCTTCTGACAGCGCGCACGGCAGCGGGTGCGGAGCTGGCGGCCGCCCAGTTGCATGGCGCGCTGGCAGCGGCCATTGGCGGCATCCGCCAGTCGCTGATCGAGCTGCTGGCCCACATAGAGGTGGCCATCGACTTCCCGGACGAAGATGCGGAACTCGTGGATCGGAAAGAGGCTGCCCGTCGTCTGCGGGCAGAGGTGCTCGCTCCTGTCCAGGCGCTCATCGCAGACGCCGGATACGCCAGGCTCTATCGGGAAGGCGCCCGACTGGTGATTGCCGGACTGCCCAATGCGGGCAAATCCAGCCTCCTCAACGCCCTGCTCCGGGAGGAACGGGCACTGGTGACCGCAGTGCCTGGCACGACGCGGGACAGCATCGAGGAAGGCATGAATCTGGGCGGCATTCCGGTGCAGGTCATCGACACGGCAGGCATCCGTCCCGCCGCCGCCTGCAGCGATGCGGTTGAGGTGCTGGGGGTGGAACGCGCGCGGCAGATGCTCCTGTCGGCCGATGCCCTGCTCCTGCTGATCGATGCCGAGGCGGGGCTGACACCGGCGCTGCGCGCCTTGTACGCGGAACTTGCAGACAGAGCACAGATCCTGCTGGTGCTGAACAAGCGGGATCTGCTGCAGGCGGCCGAGGAGCGGCACCTGTGCGCGGCAGCGGCTGCCATGGCACCGGGCCGGCCACTTGTCAGCATTTCCGCAAAAAACGGCGAAGGGCTGCAAGAGTTGCAGGACGCGCTGCTGGCGCTCATCGCGCCGGCGGCAGACAGCTTCGGCAGAAGCGCCCGCCTGGCCCCCAACCGGCGACACCAGGCCGTACTGATGCGGGTCGAGGCAGCCTGCACCCAGTGTCTGGCTGCGCTGGAGGCTGGCGCCCCGGTCGATCTCCTGAGCGTGGACATGCAGAGCATCCTGGAGACCATCGGCGAAATCAGTGGCGAGACCAGCCCGGACGAGGTGCTGGATGCCGTATTCAGCCGCTTCTGTATTGGCAAGTAA
- a CDS encoding type IV pilus twitching motility protein PilT, with amino-acid sequence MRQQEINYWITAMLNKHPRVSDLNLTVGKPLQVESDGVLVPVDVEPPVQKLSPFQTEVFALNLINGNQRLLQDLVTKGSCDLSYSLEDKVRFRVNIFSQKGMYSCVLRKLETAIPSFKTYQFPDAFPKMAEEVNGLILFTGATGTGKTTSMAAILNSINENRDVHIVTLEDPIEYVHPHKRATFNQREMGDDFDTFANGLRAALRQAPKVILVGEIRDRETIEIALTAAETGHLVFSTLHTIDTGQTINRILGMFEHNEQPQIRHRLADTLRWVVSQRLLPQVGGGRVAAMEVMCSSLRVRDLILNGETEERTFYNVVKEGVTLNMRTFDQHLTELFHDGLISEKTALSYASHRSEVKRGLDTIKAARGERTSSIEGLALEGEEEDGWL; translated from the coding sequence ATGCGACAACAGGAGATTAATTACTGGATCACCGCCATGCTCAACAAGCATCCGCGGGTTTCCGACCTCAACCTCACCGTAGGCAAGCCTCTCCAGGTGGAAAGTGACGGCGTTCTGGTGCCGGTGGACGTGGAGCCGCCGGTGCAGAAGCTCTCCCCCTTCCAGACCGAGGTCTTCGCCCTGAACCTCATCAACGGCAACCAGCGTCTTTTGCAGGATCTGGTGACCAAGGGCTCCTGTGACCTTTCCTATTCCCTGGAGGACAAGGTCCGTTTTCGTGTGAACATCTTCTCCCAGAAGGGCATGTACAGCTGCGTGCTGAGGAAGCTCGAAACCGCCATTCCCTCCTTCAAGACCTACCAGTTCCCCGACGCCTTCCCCAAGATGGCGGAAGAGGTCAATGGTCTGATCCTCTTCACCGGCGCCACGGGTACCGGCAAGACGACCTCCATGGCTGCCATCCTGAACAGCATCAACGAGAATCGGGATGTCCACATCGTCACGCTGGAAGATCCCATCGAATATGTGCATCCGCACAAACGCGCCACCTTCAACCAGCGCGAGATGGGCGACGATTTCGACACCTTTGCCAACGGTCTGCGCGCCGCCCTCCGTCAGGCGCCCAAGGTCATCCTCGTGGGTGAAATCCGCGACCGGGAAACCATCGAGATCGCCCTGACCGCCGCAGAAACCGGCCATCTGGTGTTTTCCACCCTGCACACCATTGACACCGGACAGACCATCAACCGTATTCTGGGCATGTTCGAGCACAACGAACAGCCGCAGATCCGTCACCGTCTGGCCGATACCCTGCGCTGGGTGGTCAGCCAGCGGCTGCTGCCACAGGTTGGCGGGGGCCGTGTGGCCGCCATGGAGGTCATGTGCTCCAGCCTGCGGGTGCGGGATCTCATCCTGAATGGCGAAACCGAGGAGCGCACCTTCTACAATGTCGTCAAAGAAGGCGTTACCCTCAACATGCGCACCTTTGACCAGCATCTGACCGAACTCTTCCATGACGGCCTGATCTCCGAAAAAACCGCCCTTTCCTACGCCTCGCACCGCAGCGAGGTCAAACGCGGCCTCGATACGATCAAGGCCGCACGCGGCGAACGCACTTCCTCTATCGAAGGCCTGGCCCTGGAAGGGGAAGAAGAGGACGGCTGGCTGTAA
- a CDS encoding HU family DNA-binding protein has product MYASLRCQGAGRFRSATFLVKENSMLKRELVDSVSQQLGDYYKQDIALAVDLILEEMASALIAGRRVEIRNFGSFSVRTRRPRTTKNPKTGNMMHIPARKTLHFTMGKSLKEVLIQQDKD; this is encoded by the coding sequence ATGTACGCGTCGCTGCGCTGCCAGGGGGCAGGCAGATTTCGTTCAGCTACGTTCCTTGTAAAGGAAAACAGTATGTTAAAGCGAGAACTGGTTGACTCCGTTTCCCAGCAGCTTGGTGATTACTACAAACAGGACATAGCACTGGCCGTGGACCTTATCCTTGAGGAAATGGCCAGTGCCCTCATTGCGGGCCGTCGGGTGGAAATCCGGAATTTTGGCAGTTTTTCGGTCAGAACCCGCAGACCACGGACGACCAAGAACCCTAAAACCGGCAATATGATGCACATACCGGCAAGAAAGACGCTCCATTTCACCATGGGCAAATCGCTCAAGGAAGTGCTGATTCAGCAGGACAAAGACTGA
- the ilvD gene encoding dihydroxy-acid dehydratase, whose translation MKQQLKSAASTAGRNMAGARALWRANGRTEAQMAGPVIAVVNSFTQFVPGHVHLHEVGQRVKKRIEELGCFAAEFNTIAIDDGIAMGHQGMLYSLPSRELIADSVEYMCTAHTVDAMVCISNCDKITPGMLMAAMRLNIPAIFVSGGPMEAGHALGKSLDLIDAMVLAADATVTDALVRAVEENACPTCGSCSGMFTANSMNCLNEAIGLALPGNGSILATHEARLALFDAAAERIVQMCRAWYEKGDASVLPRSIASRAAFLNAMSLDIAMGGSTNTVLHLLAVAQEAGADFTMEDIDRLSRRVPHLCKVAPSSSYHVEDVNRAGGVMGIMGELERGGLLDTGVRRVDGLTLAEALRQNDIRRDTATEAARKRALCAPGGKRCLLMGSQRNSYDTPDLDREKGCIRDLAHAYSKDGGLAVLFGNIAPRGCIVKTAGVDASILRFSGKARVYHSQEAASAGILDGSVRSGDVVCILYEGPKGGPGMQEMLYPTSYLKSRHLGKACALITDGRFSGGTSGLSIGHVSPEAAAGGPIALVRDGDRIDIDIPARTISLVVGEEELMARRQKEEQRGVTAFTPERERVVSRALRAYARFAASADRGAVRELDE comes from the coding sequence ATGAAACAGCAGTTGAAAAGTGCAGCCAGCACGGCCGGCCGGAACATGGCCGGGGCGAGGGCTCTGTGGCGGGCCAACGGTCGTACGGAAGCCCAGATGGCCGGGCCGGTGATTGCGGTGGTCAATTCTTTTACCCAGTTCGTGCCTGGACATGTGCATCTGCATGAAGTCGGCCAGCGGGTCAAGAAACGCATCGAGGAACTGGGCTGCTTTGCCGCCGAGTTCAACACCATCGCCATTGACGACGGCATTGCCATGGGCCACCAGGGCATGTTGTACTCGTTGCCCTCCCGCGAGCTGATCGCCGATTCGGTGGAGTATATGTGCACCGCCCATACGGTGGACGCGATGGTCTGCATTTCCAACTGCGACAAGATTACGCCCGGCATGCTCATGGCTGCCATGCGGCTGAACATTCCGGCCATTTTTGTCTCCGGCGGGCCGATGGAGGCGGGCCATGCCTTGGGCAAGTCCCTGGATTTGATTGACGCCATGGTGCTGGCCGCCGACGCCACCGTGACGGATGCCCTGGTGCGTGCGGTAGAGGAAAACGCCTGCCCGACCTGCGGTTCCTGCTCCGGCATGTTCACTGCCAATTCCATGAACTGCCTGAACGAGGCCATCGGGCTGGCCCTGCCCGGCAACGGCAGCATCCTGGCCACCCACGAGGCCAGACTGGCGCTCTTCGATGCCGCTGCGGAGCGCATCGTCCAGATGTGCCGCGCCTGGTACGAAAAGGGCGACGCCAGCGTGCTGCCGCGTTCCATCGCCAGTCGGGCCGCCTTTCTGAACGCCATGTCGCTCGACATCGCCATGGGCGGCTCCACCAATACCGTACTCCACCTGCTGGCCGTGGCGCAGGAGGCGGGCGCGGATTTCACCATGGAGGACATCGACCGCCTTTCCCGCAGGGTGCCGCACCTGTGCAAGGTCGCGCCGAGCAGCTCCTATCATGTGGAAGACGTCAACCGGGCGGGCGGCGTCATGGGCATTATGGGCGAGCTGGAGCGCGGAGGTCTTTTGGATACCGGCGTGCGCCGTGTGGATGGCCTGACTCTGGCCGAGGCGCTCCGCCAAAATGACATTCGTCGGGATACGGCCACCGAAGCAGCCAGAAAACGGGCGCTCTGCGCGCCTGGCGGCAAACGCTGCCTGCTCATGGGTTCGCAGCGTAACTCTTATGACACGCCCGATCTGGACCGCGAAAAGGGCTGCATTCGCGATCTGGCCCACGCCTATTCCAAAGACGGCGGTCTGGCCGTGCTTTTCGGCAACATCGCCCCCCGGGGCTGCATCGTCAAAACGGCGGGCGTTGACGCCTCCATCCTGCGCTTTTCCGGAAAGGCCCGGGTCTATCATTCCCAGGAAGCGGCCAGCGCAGGCATTCTGGACGGCTCGGTCCGGTCAGGCGACGTGGTCTGCATCCTCTACGAAGGCCCGAAGGGCGGCCCTGGCATGCAGGAAATGCTCTACCCGACTTCGTATCTCAAGTCGCGGCATCTGGGCAAGGCATGTGCGCTCATTACCGACGGCCGTTTTTCCGGCGGCACTTCAGGGCTGTCCATCGGCCACGTTTCCCCGGAAGCCGCGGCAGGCGGCCCGATCGCGCTGGTGCGGGACGGAGACCGGATCGACATCGATATTCCGGCCAGAACGATAAGCCTTGTCGTCGGCGAGGAGGAACTCATGGCCCGGCGGCAAAAGGAGGAGCAGCGCGGTGTGACCGCCTTTACGCCGGAACGGGAGCGTGTGGTCTCCAGGGCGCTCAGGGCCTATGCCCGCTTTGCCGCCTCTGCCGACAGGGGCGCGGTGCGGGAGCTGGACGAATGA
- a CDS encoding 30S ribosomal protein S1, giving the protein MTQHGIQPAQAAESNAPEDSFAALFEQEGNNTVINVGEVALGTVVGLAGEEVIIDVGDKAEGRVPLAEFRHEDPAHEIKVGEQFEVFIEKRTEDGGLLISREKAIAIQVWEQIARIQEEDGTIEGRIESRVKGGMSVDIGVPAFLPYSQIDLRPVKDLDALIGQVFAFKVLKFNRKRNNVVISRRVILEEERSALREQMRNTLQEGQIIRGAITNITDYGLFIDLGGIDGLCHITDLSWGRVSHPAKLYNVGEELEVKILKYDRDANRISLGVKQLRPDPWEQVPEKYAPGVRVPGKVVSITDYGVFVELEEGVEGLVHISEMSWSKKPKHPSKIVGVGDEIEVQVLKVEADTKRISLGMKQLLPNPWHVVEENYPVGSIIEGKIKNVTDFGIFIGIEEGIDGLIHVSDLSWTERIKHPSEKYAKGDTIRAVVLKIDKENERFSVGIKQLEPDPWQEAVTRYPIGTTVEGTITNVTDFGIFVQLEEGIEGLVHVSEISKEKVKTPVDMFKVGDKLQAMVINASAADRKIGLSIKALQEKEENNGVIPAEYISKAQEAPSTLGDLLKAAAEENSQK; this is encoded by the coding sequence ATGACACAGCATGGCATTCAACCCGCCCAGGCAGCGGAAAGCAACGCCCCGGAAGACAGTTTTGCCGCACTCTTTGAGCAGGAAGGCAACAACACGGTCATCAATGTAGGAGAAGTAGCGCTTGGCACTGTAGTAGGACTTGCAGGCGAAGAAGTTATCATTGATGTCGGTGACAAGGCCGAAGGCCGCGTTCCGCTCGCAGAGTTTCGTCATGAAGACCCAGCCCATGAAATCAAGGTGGGCGAACAGTTCGAGGTTTTTATCGAAAAGCGCACGGAGGACGGCGGCCTGCTGATCTCCCGTGAAAAGGCCATTGCCATTCAGGTCTGGGAGCAGATTGCCCGCATTCAGGAAGAAGACGGCACCATTGAAGGCCGCATCGAAAGCCGTGTCAAGGGCGGCATGTCGGTTGATATCGGCGTACCGGCCTTCCTGCCCTATTCCCAGATTGATCTGCGCCCGGTCAAGGATCTGGACGCCCTGATCGGTCAGGTTTTTGCCTTCAAGGTTCTGAAATTCAACCGCAAGCGCAACAACGTGGTCATTTCCCGTCGCGTCATTCTGGAAGAAGAACGCAGCGCCCTGCGCGAGCAGATGCGCAACACCCTGCAGGAAGGCCAGATCATTCGCGGCGCCATTACCAACATCACCGACTACGGTCTGTTCATCGATCTGGGCGGCATAGACGGCCTGTGCCACATCACCGACCTGTCCTGGGGCCGGGTCTCCCACCCTGCCAAGCTCTACAATGTGGGTGAGGAGCTTGAGGTCAAGATTCTGAAATACGACAGGGACGCCAACCGCATTTCTTTGGGCGTCAAGCAGCTCAGGCCGGATCCATGGGAACAAGTGCCCGAGAAGTATGCCCCTGGTGTGCGGGTGCCGGGCAAGGTGGTATCCATCACCGACTACGGTGTCTTTGTCGAGCTGGAAGAAGGTGTGGAGGGACTGGTGCACATCTCCGAGATGAGCTGGTCCAAGAAGCCCAAACATCCCTCCAAAATCGTGGGTGTGGGCGACGAAATCGAAGTACAGGTACTCAAGGTCGAAGCCGATACCAAGCGCATTTCCCTGGGCATGAAGCAGTTGCTACCCAACCCCTGGCACGTGGTGGAGGAGAACTATCCGGTCGGCTCCATCATAGAGGGCAAGATCAAAAACGTGACGGATTTCGGCATCTTCATCGGCATTGAAGAGGGCATTGACGGCCTGATTCACGTCTCGGATCTTTCCTGGACCGAGCGGATCAAACACCCTTCGGAGAAATACGCCAAAGGTGACACAATCCGGGCAGTGGTGCTCAAAATCGACAAGGAAAACGAGCGCTTCTCTGTCGGCATCAAACAACTCGAGCCGGATCCCTGGCAGGAGGCGGTCACCAGGTACCCCATCGGCACCACGGTTGAGGGCACCATTACCAACGTGACGGATTTTGGCATCTTTGTTCAACTGGAGGAAGGCATAGAAGGCCTGGTGCACGTCTCCGAAATCTCGAAGGAGAAAGTCAAAACGCCGGTTGACATGTTCAAGGTGGGAGACAAGCTGCAGGCCATGGTCATCAATGCCTCTGCCGCTGACCGCAAGATAGGGCTTTCCATCAAGGCACTGCAGGAAAAGGAGGAAAATAACGGCGTGATTCCTGCCGAATACATCTCAAAGGCCCAGGAGGCGCCGTCAACTTTGGGCGACCTGCTGAAAGCCGCTGCCGAAGAGAATTCGCAGAAGTAA